ATCGAGCGGATCTGCGACAGCGCGTAGCTCGACGGCAGCGCCAGCGATACTGCCTGTAACTCCCCGGCCGCGTATTTCACGGACGTTGTGGCCCCGGACAAAAACCAGATCACCACGGTGGCGACCATGGATAGCATGGCTGCGCCGCTAAACTTCGGCACGAGCAACGATACGAGGGCCGCGAAGCTGACAAAGGCGAGGGCGGTGACGAGCAACGGCCCTGCTATCTCTAGTGAGTGCCTAAGAATATTCACCGAGGTCAGCGCCCAGGTGAGAAGGGCGTTGACCACCGCGGCGAGGCTGCCGGCGAACAGGGCGACGGTGATGCGCGCACCGAAGCTCGGCAGGAGGCTGGCCGACGCTAGGCGGTATTCGCTCAAGGTTGCGTAGTCGCGCTCCTTGTTGAATAGGTACAGGAAGTTAAACATGGCCCCCATGAGGAAGGCGAGCAGGAATACTCCTACCGCGATGATGGAGAACCAGTCCAGCTGTGCCGATACCGCTATGTCACGGGTGATCTCAAGGTCCATGCCCGGCATGCGCTGCTCATAGAAGGCGAGGATTCCTTCGTCGAGGTAGAGACGGAGGTTTTTCGCCAGATCCGAGTTGTAGTTGTTCAACGCATAGTCAACGGTGGCGGGATCCCCGGCGGCCAGGCGGTCGCTGAAGTCCGGTGGGATGGTGAGCACCGCGCTGAGGGCGCCGTCGTGGTAAAGCGTCGCCGCCCGGTGGGCGTCGGTCTCGGCCAGGGTGAAGTAGGGCTGGTCGCTTAAAGGTGAGGTTTGAGCGAGG
Above is a genomic segment from Corynebacterium uterequi containing:
- a CDS encoding ABC transporter permease: MRLFIEELKKLLRLTRRDPKSLAAGIIAPTVVLLVFALTFGNFAAFAIGIVNHDAGPEGEALAEAVLAQTSPLSDQPYFTLAETDAHRAATLYHDGALSAVLTIPPDFSDRLAAGDPATVDYALNNYNSDLAKNLRLYLDEGILAFYEQRMPGMDLEITRDIAVSAQLDWFSIIAVGVFLLAFLMGAMFNFLYLFNKERDYATLSEYRLASASLLPSFGARITVALFAGSLAAVVNALLTWALTSVNILRHSLEIAGPLLVTALAFVSFAALVSLLVPKFSGAAMLSMVATVVIWFLSGATTSVKYAAGELQAVSLALPSSYALSQIRSIVFDVDHSAGGLLGTHRGWLVMGLYAVVLTAAAYGQYHRSLGAAR